Proteins encoded by one window of Nocardia goodfellowii:
- the hsaC gene encoding iron-dependent extradiol dioxygenase HsaC, whose protein sequence is MSIRALGYMRIEATDMAAWREYGLKVLGMMEAPGPDPNALYLRMDEFPARLVIVPGEKDRLLVSGWEVTNAGALQQLRERLSAAGVAFKEATKEELADRRVEGMIRFEDPSANVLEAFYGAQYVAKRFVSPYGHKFVTDEQGLGHVVLTCTDDAAAQDFYQGVLGFRLRDSMRLPPQFVGRPADGDPAWLRFYGCNPRHHSLAFLPMPNPTGIVHLMVEVENSDDVGLCLDRAIRKKVKMSATLGRHINDKMLSFYMKTPGGFDIEFGCEGLEVEDDLSWIARESTAVSLWGHDFSIQARQQ, encoded by the coding sequence CGAGTACGGGCTCAAGGTGCTCGGCATGATGGAGGCGCCGGGTCCCGATCCGAACGCCCTCTATCTGCGCATGGACGAATTCCCGGCGCGCCTGGTGATCGTGCCGGGCGAAAAGGACCGGCTGCTGGTGTCCGGCTGGGAAGTCACCAATGCCGGTGCGCTACAGCAGCTTCGGGAGCGGCTGTCGGCGGCCGGGGTGGCGTTCAAGGAAGCCACCAAAGAAGAGCTCGCGGACCGTCGCGTCGAAGGCATGATCCGGTTCGAGGACCCCTCCGCCAACGTGCTCGAGGCGTTCTACGGTGCGCAGTATGTCGCCAAGCGGTTCGTCAGTCCCTACGGCCACAAGTTCGTCACCGACGAGCAGGGTCTCGGGCACGTGGTGCTGACCTGCACCGACGACGCGGCGGCGCAGGATTTCTACCAGGGCGTGCTCGGGTTCCGGTTGCGCGATTCGATGCGGCTGCCACCGCAGTTCGTGGGCCGGCCGGCCGACGGTGATCCGGCCTGGCTGCGCTTCTACGGCTGCAATCCGCGGCACCACTCGCTGGCGTTCCTGCCGATGCCGAATCCGACCGGGATCGTGCACCTGATGGTCGAAGTGGAGAACTCCGACGATGTCGGTCTCTGCCTGGATCGCGCCATCCGCAAGAAGGTGAAGATGTCGGCCACGCTCGGGCGGCACATCAACGACAAGATGCTGTCGTTCTACATGAAGACGCCGGGCGGGTTCGATATCGAATTCGGTTGCGAAGGACTGGAAGTCGAAGACGATCTGTCATGGATCGCCCGCGAGTCCACGGCGGTGAGCCTGTGGGGTCACGACTTCTCGATTCAGGCCCGCCAGCAATGA